The genomic segment GAACCGAACTGAACTGATAAAACTTAAGAAGGATGCAGAGAATGTTGAATTGGAAAGTATGCAAGCTTTGAAAAACTTGGAAAATAATGGAACTGTGTTATTAGATAATGAGTTTTTTAACAAACTTCATGAGCAAAATGTAACAGTTCAGTTAGAGGCACAACTCTCAAATCCATGGACAACAAAGCAATACGATAGAGAAAGAGAGAAACTATTTTATTTAGCATTACAAGTAAATAAACACTTTGTCCTGTCTTCAAAAAATGTGAAGGCAAATCTAGTGAATTTAAGTTATTTATGGGGTTTTAAGAAAAATACTGATGAAGAATTTTGCCATTTTTCTGCTAGAGATAGGAAGTCCTCTTTTAAGGCACTTTTAAACACCCTATTTCTTGTAACACCAGTTATATCAACAACATTTGCTTCAGTAAGCCGTTTTTTAGCTGATATTGATGAGCCAGACAGTTTAGGACAATTAATTATAGATGAAGCTGGGCAAGCAACTCCTCAAATGGCAGTCGGTGCACTTTGGAGGTTTAAAAAAGCTATAGTTGTAGGCGATCCTAAACAAGTAGAACCGATTGTGACAGACGATATACGACTTTTAATGGAACTGTTTGCGAGAGAAGAGCTCTCATGGTACAAAGGGAAATTGATTTCAGTACAAAGTTTTGCTGACAGTTTGAATTATATTGGGAGCTATTTATCATCAAATAATCAAAGTGAAAAACAGTGGGTTGGCTGTCCGTTAGTCATTCACCGACGTTGCTTAAATCCAATGTTTACTATTTCAAATAAATTATCATATGACAACACAATGCTTTTTCAAACGGCAGAACCTAAAGAAAATATAAAAAGCGGATTGGTTATGCCAAAATCAATGTGGTTTTCTATTACTGGTAGTGAAGTAGGTAACAAAAATCATCATGTGCCAGAACAAGCCAACAAAGCAGTGGAAATTGTCGAAGAAGCCTTTAGAAAACAAAATGGAGAAGCAGATATTTATATTATCTCGCCTTTTACATCAGTAATCAGGGGGTTTGTAAGAGGAGCACAAAAATCACCTATTTTAAATAAATACGGTAAGATGGGATTGGATTCATGGTTAAATAGCCATTGTGGAACTGTGCATAAATTCCAAGGAAAAGAAGCAAAAGAAGTAATATTCTTGCTGGGCTGTGATGGGACAGCTAAAGGAGCGGTTAACTGGGTAAATGAAAATATTGTAAACGTAGCAGTGACAAGGGCTAAATACCGATTATATGTTATTGGGGATGTAGCCATTTGGAAGAAAAATCATTCTATGCTTATTGTTCAAAATGAGTTGGAGATAATGAATCCCCATGTGTATGAGCCTGCCCCAACTTGATAAAGAAATGGTGAAATCAAAACAAGAGGAGATGAGTGCAAATTTTTGAAGGAACTAGTTTTAGATTCAAATTTACTTACTTTATAACGGCAATGTCACCGGCATATATTTTATTTGGATTGCAAGTACAGATGCAGCAGAAAGCAGGTGATGATGAGACAAGCTACTGGATTATTGGTACATTCTTATTAGTATCAGTGTGTATGTTATTTTGCTTAAAAAAGCTATTGAATAAAAGATATAAGGAGAAGAGTGGACTTAATTTAAAGCTAACGATTAAAAATAAAAGACAAATTGTTAAAAAAAACGGCGATGTCGTTGCATTTTTAATGGGAACTATCTTACCTTCAGTTTTGGTTATTGATGGACATACGAAAGAGACACTGGTTATATTTGTAATTTTACAAGTCTTAATATTTATTTTAACAACTAGAAGTTCCAATGTATTTCCGAATATAGTATTAATGTTAGCGAAGGTGGATATTTATGAGTTAGATGACGGGAAGTATATTTTAACTTTAAATGAGAGATTAAAAACATCTGAAAGCTCAACGATGATTGTCAGTTTAGGTGATTCTGAATTTTGTAATACATATTTAATTGCTGAGGAGAATAGAAAATGAATTATTTTAATGCATGGATTGGGATGAATAGGAATAGTAGGCTAGATAGATTGCAATTACTGTACATGGGTCAAAAAGATAGAGATAGAATAGTTAATCATTTGGAGAATATTTCTGAACTTTTAAATGTAGAAGATTTAAAAAAGTATTCAAGTGAGTCGTTATTGTTTGATGATGGGTATTATATCCGTTTGGATGAAATGGGTGAGAATCATTTTTTGGATGATTTTGCAGATCATATACTAATACCCGATAAGTTAGGTGCATATGGCGATACAATTCCGATTAGTAACAACAAAAAATACAGAAAGAATATAGACTTAGATAAAGATAAATTCAAATTTTTAATTTTAGAGTCAACTAATGATTTATTGTTTTTACCTATCCAGTCAAGAGGACTTGTTAGGCCAAAAACAATTATGAGAATTCCTACAGGATCAAGTACAGGAAATAAAAGTGTTGTTTATGATATAGGAGCAGGAGTTACTGTCCCTACAACTGTTTGCGCTCAATTTAATAAGGATAAGAAATGTCTTTATGTATTTAATAACATTGATTTTGAGATGATGTTAGGTACTTTTGAACAGAAAAAAACGGTTGCACAAAAGAATCTTTTGAGGTTTAAAGGAAAGGAATTCAAAGTTGGAACAGAAAAATACTCTGTAGAATTTGAGAAATACGAAAATATAGAAAAAGCTATATTAAATAGCAAAAGAACTACGGTAAGGCTCTCTAAATTTGACGAAACTGGCACAGATTTCGATATAAACAAAATCCAGAAAGCTGTAAAAAGGTTGCCTGAAACTAATCAAGTATCTTTTTGTAATGAGCGCAAAGTAATAGAGGTAAATGCGGAAAATTATAAAACATTTATTGGAATTATTCATAACTCTATTGTTGAAAGATTAATTTCTGGTGAGGTTGGAGTAATTTAATTAATTTACTGTTTAGAGGAGATGGATGAATGAAGACTAAAAGAGTGAACGGCTGGGAGATAATATCTAGTTTAGATGTGCGGATTTATGAAGATGAGGCGGGAGTCGCGATTTTGGTCGACCGGGAAGAATTTGGAGATCAAAGCCCGGTTATTTTGGATTTTGATGAGGATAGTGTGGTTGTTAAATCAATTTCACATTTGACGAAAAAGGTTCGAATTTCGCTTGATAGAAAGGTGTTTATTGATTGGCGGGATGAGTATTTTGGGGAAATTGTGCAAAATATGGATATTGTGGAGTTCGAGCGGGATTAGCTGTAAGACATAGAAAAGGAGAGCAACGAGATGAGCAAAAAGGTAGTAAGTATTATTTTATAAGGGATGTTACTTGTGTTAGTAGGTTGTGGTAAAGAGGTTATTGATAGCAGATATACCGGGAAATGGAAATTGGAATTGTCTGGTATTGGTATGAGTGATGGAGAAAGTTACAAGGAAACCGATGTATCGGGTAAAGTCAGTCTGGATTTGGATGTAGATGCGGCTGGTAATGTAAAAGAGTGTATAGTTATGAGACGGAAAGTGAAAAAGCTAATGTACAAAAAAACTTGGAAGCCCTTAAAGCAAAAGATAATATCAATATAATAAAAAGTGAACAAAAGGGCGATGAGTACCGTACCGAGCTCAAAGATGAGGAAGATAATTTTGTGATTTCTTTTGAAATTCAAAGCGGGAAATTAATTTTTAAGAAATTAGATAAGAAAGAGAATGTTTTGATTAAGCAAACATATACGAAACAATAATTCAAAACTATTCTTTTGAGGGTCGCTCAAAAGAATAGTTTTTTTGTTAAATTAGCAATTTTCATAGTTAAATTTACAATAAATCGACATTCTAGGTATATAATGATGTATGAGAAGATGAAAATACATTACATAAAAAGGATGTTTTCGATGGATTTTGTGGCATTATTGAAGTACATGCAGGAGAATTACGGGGAACAAATAACTAATCATCCAATGGCTGGAAATGAAGTGGCGAAAAATTTTAAGCAAGGTGCCAAAACAGCAGTCCCAATTGCATTATTAGGCGAAGATTATAAAGTTTCAGCATCAATTGGTAAAGGTGTCTGGGCAAATGTTCCATGGATTGCGGTACATGACAAAGCGATTAGTACAAGCGTTAAACAAGGCGTCAATATAGTGTATTTATTTACGAATGATTATAATGGTGTATACTTGTCGCTAAATCAAGGATATACATTTATTAACGATAATTATAAAGATACTAAAACTACTTTGAAAAAAATAGCATATTTTTGGCAGGATAATCTATCTACATTGAAAACAGACGATAATTTTACAACTGAGCCAATAAATTTAGGAATAAATGCGAAACGATATAATACTCGCGTGAAAGGGTATGAGAATTGTAATATTTACAGTAAATTTTATGACATTTCACAACTAACAGAAGATGATAACAACTTGTTATTGCAAGATTTATTGCATATGATTACTGTTTTTAAAGAATTAAAAATGCACTTAATACCAGATAAAGAAAATAGTGTAAAAGCAACAATTGATTTTATTTTGACTAATGGTGATTATGTTGAATTAAATGAAAAAGCAAAATCTGAGAAAATTAATAACTTAGAAAAGGAACGGAAATTAGTTCTTGTTAAAGAGGAAACTAAGCAGAAGGGAATATTGATTAAAGAAGGAAGCGTAGAATATGAAACGAAAAGGGATTATGTTAAAGAAGCTATTAGAAATACTGAGAAGGGGCTTCAAGGAGAGATTCTTGTTCTTAATTTTGAGCGGGAACGCTTATTGAAAAATCCTGTTACTAAGCCGTATGTTGAGAAAATAACCCATGTTGCTGAAAATGGAGATGGTCATGGATACGATATTATTTCCTATGATGTAGATCCAATTTCATCAGATAAAGTAATAGAAATTTATATTGAAGTAAAGACAACAATAGGTAGTAGAAATGCACCTTTCTATATTTCGGAAAACGAGTTAAATGTTGCTAAGTTAAAAGAAGATCGTTATAAGATATATCGAGTGTATAATTATAACGGGATGCCCAAATTAAAAATTATAGATGATTTATTTACTGATAAATTCATAGTAGAGCCAATAAATTATATCGTAAAAGGAGTGAACCAAAATGACAAACACACTGAAATCTAGCTATCAAAAAACACCATACAAACTAAGTGGCAACGGTCCACGCAACATCAGCGTTTTAAAAGAAGCGTTTCAAAATATTGATGAAAATCTAGAAAGTGACATCTACGGAAATGGAGCTATCATTGAAGACTTTCAAACAAAAATTGCGAAAATTCTTGGTAAAGAAGAAGCGGTATTTTTCCCAAGCGGTACAATGGCTCAACAAATCGCATTACGGATATGGGCAGACCGCAAAGACAACCGACGAATGGCATATCATCCACTGTCGCATTTGGAGATTCACGAGCAGGACGGACTGAAAGAATTACAGCAAATTAATCCGATATTACTTGGTACGGCAGAGAGACTTCTGACAATAGAAGATATCAAAGCCCTTCAAGAACCAGTTTCAAGCGTTCTACTTGAACTCCCTCAGCGTGAAATTGGTGGGCAGTTGCCTTCTTTTGAAGAGTTAGAAGAAATTTCACAGTATTGCAAAGCACAAGGTATCGCACTTCATTTGGACGGCGCGCGTTTGTGGGAAATAACGCCATTTTATGAGAAATCAGCGGAAGAAATTTGTGCGCTGTTCGATAGTGTTTACGTGTCTTTTTACAAAGGAATTGGCGCGATTGCTGGGGCTATTTTAGCTGGTGATGCCGATTTTGTGCAAGAAGCAAAAATCTGGAAACGTCGATACGGCGGGGATTTGATTAGTTTGTATCCGTATATTTTGTCAGCGGATTATTATTTTGATAAGCGGATTGGGAAAATGGCAAGTTATTACGCGGCGGCGAAAAAATTAGCGGAGCGGTTTAATGCTTGTGATGGTGTGAAAACTGTACCAGAAGTGCCGGTTTCGAATATGTTTCATGTGCATTTTGAGAAATCGGTTGATGTGATTGGTACGAAACTTGCAGAAATTCAAGATGAAACAGGGGTTGGAATTTCGGGATATTTGCAGGAGAAAGCAGAGGATGTTTGCGGATTTGAAGTATCGGTTGGGGATTCACTTGCCGAAATTCCAGAAGAAAATTTTAACTCATTATTTGAAAAACTAGCAAAACTGTAAGAAGTCTCATACCAAAACTGAAAAAAAGAGGTTTGCCCGCAAAAAGGCAAACCTCTTTTTCAATATCTCTTACAAATCTTCCCCATTACTCGCAATCACATTCTTATACCAATCAAAACTCTTCTTCTTATACCGATTAAGCGTACCACTTCCATCATTATTACGGTCTACATAAATAAAACCATAACGTTTTTTCATTTCAGCAGTAGAAGCACTAACCAAGTCAATACAACCCCAAGAAGTGTAACCCATCAACTCAACGCCGTCTTTAATCGCTTCTTTCACTTGCGATAAGTGTGAGCTCAAATAATCAATTCGGTAATCGTCGTTAACTGTTAGATTTCCGTCTGCATCTTCTTCTAATTTATCAATAGCACCAAGACCGTTTTCGACGATGAAAAGGGGTTTTTGGTATCTATCCCAGAAGTCGTTTAGGACAACGCGTAAGCCTTTAGGGTCGATTTGCCAGCCCCATTCGGATGCTTCTAAGTATGGGTTTTGTACGCCGCCTAAGATGTTTCCTGCGCCTTTTTCGCGTTTTGATTCATCTGCTGTTTCGGTTGTGCTCATGTAGTAGCTGAAAGAGATGAAATCAACTGTGTTTTTAAGGATTTCTAAGTCTTCTTCAGTAACGTCTAATTCGATATTATTCTCAGCGAAATAGCGTTTCATATATCCTGGGTAAGTTCCGCGGACATGTACATCAGAGAAGAAATAGTTTTTGCGTTCTGCTTCCATTACAGCGATGATGTCATCTGGATTGGAAGTAAGTGGGTATGTTGGCATTGCAAGAACCATACAACCGATTTTTGCTTCTGGCATGATTTCATGGCCAATTTTTGTTGCTAGTGCGCTCGCCACAAGTTCATGGTGAACGGCTTGATATAAGTCTTTTTGAGATAATTTGTCCGGACTTGTGGAAATTCCGCCACTCATGAAAGGTGCGTGTAAAATCGAGTTAATTTCGTTAAATGTTAACCAGTATTTCACTTTTCCTTTGTAACGATTAAATACGGTACGAACGTAATTTTCGTAGAAGTCGATCATTTTGCGATTAACCCAACCGTCGTATGTTTTTGATAAGTGAAGTGGTGTTTCATAATGTGATAAAGTGATAAGGGGTTCGATGTTGTGTGCTAAAAGTTCATCAAATAAATCATCGTAAAATTGTAGTCCTGCTTCGTTTGGTTCTGTTTCGTCGCCATTTGGGAAGATACGGGACCAAGCGATGGATGTCCGGAAAACTTTGAAGCCCATTTCAGCAAAAAGTTTTACATCATCTTTATAACGGTGATAAAAATCAATTCCTTCTAATTTTAAGTTGTCTGGTGTTGGACCGTCAGTAATATGGCCGAATCCGCCTTTTGGAGTAACATCTTGAACGGTAAGTCCTTTCCCATCAACGTTATAAGCGCCTTCGAATTGGTTCGCTGCAGCTGCCCCGCCCCATAAGAAATCGGCTGGAAATCCTGTGTTTGTATGCATGTTAAAAACTCCTTTTCTTCGTTTTAAAGTATTAAAAAAACCAAATACTTTTCTAAATACATGTGAAAACACGCTACTTAGAAAAATATTTGGTTATGCCCAGCTTGTGCCGGTAACATTCCAATTTATAGTTAAAATATAGCAAAACTGCTGATAATAGTCAATGAAAAGGGTTAATTGTTTTGCAGGTTGATGGTTAGATTAGTTAATCAAAAAATTCTATGCTATGCTGTTATTGATTAACAGAAGGAGGGGCATTATGGACTCAGCGATATCAGCAATTTTATCACCAGCAGTAGGGATTTTAATTAGCCCATTTCCAATTGTAGGATTGATTTTAATTTTACTTAGCAACAAAGCTCGGATAAACAGTATTTTTTACACAGTAGGGTGGATTGTCGGGAATATTGCTATTTTCTTTATCGGGTTATTTTTAATGGGTTCGGCTGTAAGTTCATCAGGGGATCAGTCAATGCTCGTGAAAATCGTACTGATTGTGCTTGGGGTTCTCTTGATTTTACTCGGGGCGCATGACTTTATGAAACGACCAAGAAACGGAGAGAAAGCGACAACGCCGAAATGGTTTGAGAAAATGAGCAATATAAAACCAGGCGGAGCGATGATTTTTGCGTTTGTACTTTCCGCAGTAAATCCTAAAAACATGTTGCTTTCACTTACGGCGGGAGTTAGTGTCGGTACGCTTAATTTAGCAGGTGGGCAAGAAATTACAGCGACGATTATTTTTGGTATTATTGCTTGTTGTTCGATTTACATCCCAACGATTGCGTTCTTAATAGCTGGGCACAAATTAAATAATGTCTTAGATAGTGCGCGCAAATGGTTGATTCAAAATAATTCAGTGATTATGGCTGTGTTATTCTTGTTTATTGGACTAAGCGTGATTAGTAAAGCATTTTAATAAAAAGGCCTGAGATTGCTTGTCTCAGGCCTTTTTTCTATAGTTGCTGTAGAGCTAGTTTTGTTAAGTTTTCTACGGTGAAGCCGAAGTGTTTTGCTAGTTCATCACCTGGTCCGGACATGCCGAATGAGTCGATGGCGAGCATGTTTCCTTCTCCGCCGAGGTATTTGTGCCAGCCGTAAGAAGCGCCCATTTCAGCAGCAAAGCGTTTTTTAACTGCTTTTGGTAAAATGGCTTCTTTGTATTCTGGGCTTTGTTTATCGAATAAATCGAAACTTGGAATACTGACAACACGTGCGCCGTAGCCTTTTTTCGATAAATTTTCTCTGACAGCTGTCATCAAGTGCACTTCTGACCCTGAGGCAAGTAAGATAATGTCTAATTTATCAAGCGGGGAGTCAGCTAGGATGTAGGCACCTTTTGCAAGGCCGATTTTAGCTTTTTCAGCACTATTAGGTAAAATTGGTAAGTTTTGGCGGCTTAATACGAGCATTGTCGGTTGAGTTGTTTGGGTAAAAGCGTGACGATAGGCTTCGACAGTTTCGTTGCCGTCTGCTGGTCGGATCACTGTAAGACTAGGCATAGCGCGGAAGGAAGCTAAGTGCTCAATCGGTTCGTGTGTCGGTCCGTCTTCACCGACAGCAATCGAGTCATGCGTCATAATGAATGTAGACGGGATACCCATTAAGGCTGCTGAGCGAATTGCCGAACGAAGATAGTCAGAGAAAACGAAGAATGTGGCACCGAATGCTTGAACTCCGCCGTGAAGTGTCATTCCGTTGACTGCGGCTCCCATAGCGAACTCACGGACACCAAATGAGATATTCTTGGCAGCGTAGTTATCGGGGGAAAATCTTTCGCTAGCTTTTAAATTCGTTTTATTGGAAGAGGCTAAATCAGCGGCCCCACCGAATAAGTTAGGTAGTTTTTTCTCCAGTTCTTGAAGTACAACCCCAGAAACTTCTCGTGTGGCAATTGCTGGGTCGTCTTTTTCGTGAAAAACTGGCAACTCTTCATCCCAATCAGGTGTCAAATTACCATCTATTAGTTGTTGCAAGTCTTCGGCAAGTTCCGGATGTTTTTGTTTGTAGGCATTAAAAGTACGAAGCCAACTACTTTCTCTTGCACGCCCTTTGGAATGATAAAATTCTTTTTGATTTTCTACTGTTTTTGGTAGCTCGAAAGGAGGCATTTGCCAGTCATAAGCTTCTTTGGCTAGTTTTAGTTCTTTTTCGCCAAGAGGAGATCCGTGTGCGGCAGATTTACCAGCTTTTCCGGGGCTACCGTAACCGATGACGGTTTTCACTTCAATTAAAGTTGGGCGGGATTTTTCCGTTTTAGCAAGATGGATAGCAGCATCAAGTGCATCTAAATTGTTCCCGTCATCCACACGTAGCGTTTGCCAGCCAGCAGACCGGAACCGTAATTCGATATCTTCTGAAAACGATTCATTTAAATCACCATCAAGTGAGATATCGTTGGAATCGTATAAAACGACGAGTTTCCCCAGTTTTAAATGACCGGCAAGAGAAGCGGCTTCGTAGGAAATACCTTCCATCAAGCAACCGTCTCCGCAAAGCACATAAGTATGATGATCGACAACGGGGAGGTCTGGTTGGTTGAATTTGGCTCCTAAATGCGCCTCAGCCATTGCCATCCCAACGCCCATCGCAAAGCCTTGACCAAGTGGACCGGTTGTAGCATCAACACCAACAGTATGCCCAAATTCAGGGTGTCCGGGGGTTTTGCTACCAGTTTGGCGGAAATTTTTTAGTTCGGACATGGGTAAATCGTAACCGAATAGGTGTAACAAACTGTAGAGCATTGCTGAACCGTGTCCTGCTGAGAGGACGAAACGGTCGCGATTAAACCATGTCGGGTGTTCTGGATTGAATTTTAAATGATTTTTCCAAAGTGAGAAGGCCATTGGTGCAGCTCCCATTGGTAGTCCGGGATGTCCGGAGTTTGCTTTTTCAATCATATCCATTGATAAAACGCGAATCGAATTTACCATCTGTTCATCAATTCTACTCATACTAATTGCCTTCTTTCTGACTGAACGCTTCCCAATCTTTTAAAAATCCTTCAATGCCTTTGTCAGTCAAGGGATGGGACCAAAGTTTTGGAAATAGGCTGCCAGGAATCGTCGCGATATGTGCTCCAGCTTCAGCGGCTTCTTCAAGGTGACCGATGTGGCGAATGCTAGCGGAGATGATTTCTGCTTTTAGTCCGTAGTTATCAAGGACGGTTTTGAGGTTTTTGATTAAAATGATGCCGTCTGTGCCGATATCGTCAAGTCTTCCTATGAATGGGCTAATGTAAGTTGCTCCTGCTTTTGCTGCCATCAGACCTTGCGAAACGGTAAAAATGAGCGTCACATTCGTTTTGATTCCTTCTGCTGTAAGTGTATGGACTGCTTTTAAACCTTCTTCGGTCATCGGGATTTTTACTACTACATTTGGTGCCCATTTTGCTAGGACTCGTGCTTCTTCAATCATTTTATCTGCTTCAAGACCGATTACTTCTGCGCTTACTGGGCCGTCTACGATAGAGCAAATTTCTTTGATTACTTCTTCAAATGGACGTCCTTCTTTGGCGATGATGGTGGGGTTTGTAGTGACCCCATCAACTAAACCTAGTTCGCTAATTCGTTTAATTTCGGTTACGCTTGCCGTGTCTAAGAAAAATTTCATTACTACTCGCTCCATTCTCTCAGCTGGATTTTAAAGCTGAATTCTTTATTTAATCGTGTATCCGCCGTCGATAATTAGATTTTCGCCAGTAATTAAGCTTGCTGCATCACTGACTAAAAATAGTGCGCAGGCAGCTACTTCTTCTGGATAGCCGAATCGGCCAGCGGGAATTAATTTCTTCATATCTTCACCGACTTGACCCGCCCATGCTTTCTTGCCTAGTTCTGTTAAAATAACAGTTGGTGAAATTGCGTTGACATTAATGTTGTAAGGTGCCCATTCCATTGCTAGCACTTGGGTCATAGAAACGATGGCTGCTTTACTTGCACAGTAAGCTACATGTTTATCAAGGGCAATGACAGATGCTTGAGAGGCCATATTAACGATTTTTCCGCCGCCAGTTGCAATCATTTCACGACCGATGATTTGCGCCATGAGGAAAGAACCTTTTAAGTTTAGCTCCATTGTTTTATCCCAGTATTCTTCCGGCAAGTCTTCTGCTTTTTCAAGAAGTGCCACACCAGCTGAATTTGCTAAGATATCAATTTTCGGATAAACTTTTTTAATTTCAGCGACTGTCTTTTCGATATTTTCTTTCTTAGTGATATCGACTTGCAGTGCCAGAGTTCGTGACGGGTTGATTTTTGCTGCGATATCTTTCACTTCTTCCTTAATATCAAGCAAGACAACGTAAGCCCCTTTTTCGGAAAAAAGTTCTGCCATTGCTTTACCAATCCCGCTTGCTGCTCCTGTTACGACTGCTACTTTATCCGTAATGTTAAAATCTTTATCAAAGCCTTTAAAAGTCATTTTCATTACCTCCAATAAAATTTTT from the Listeria seeligeri serovar 1/2b str. SLCC3954 genome contains:
- the tkt gene encoding transketolase translates to MSRIDEQMVNSIRVLSMDMIEKANSGHPGLPMGAAPMAFSLWKNHLKFNPEHPTWFNRDRFVLSAGHGSAMLYSLLHLFGYDLPMSELKNFRQTGSKTPGHPEFGHTVGVDATTGPLGQGFAMGVGMAMAEAHLGAKFNQPDLPVVDHHTYVLCGDGCLMEGISYEAASLAGHLKLGKLVVLYDSNDISLDGDLNESFSEDIELRFRSAGWQTLRVDDGNNLDALDAAIHLAKTEKSRPTLIEVKTVIGYGSPGKAGKSAAHGSPLGEKELKLAKEAYDWQMPPFELPKTVENQKEFYHSKGRARESSWLRTFNAYKQKHPELAEDLQQLIDGNLTPDWDEELPVFHEKDDPAIATREVSGVVLQELEKKLPNLFGGAADLASSNKTNLKASERFSPDNYAAKNISFGVREFAMGAAVNGMTLHGGVQAFGATFFVFSDYLRSAIRSAALMGIPSTFIMTHDSIAVGEDGPTHEPIEHLASFRAMPSLTVIRPADGNETVEAYRHAFTQTTQPTMLVLSRQNLPILPNSAEKAKIGLAKGAYILADSPLDKLDIILLASGSEVHLMTAVRENLSKKGYGARVVSIPSFDLFDKQSPEYKEAILPKAVKKRFAAEMGASYGWHKYLGGEGNMLAIDSFGMSGPGDELAKHFGFTVENLTKLALQQL
- a CDS encoding MrcB family domain-containing protein, which produces MDFVALLKYMQENYGEQITNHPMAGNEVAKNFKQGAKTAVPIALLGEDYKVSASIGKGVWANVPWIAVHDKAISTSVKQGVNIVYLFTNDYNGVYLSLNQGYTFINDNYKDTKTTLKKIAYFWQDNLSTLKTDDNFTTEPINLGINAKRYNTRVKGYENCNIYSKFYDISQLTEDDNNLLLQDLLHMITVFKELKMHLIPDKENSVKATIDFILTNGDYVELNEKAKSEKINNLEKERKLVLVKEETKQKGILIKEGSVEYETKRDYVKEAIRNTEKGLQGEILVLNFERERLLKNPVTKPYVEKITHVAENGDGHGYDIISYDVDPISSDKVIEIYIEVKTTIGSRNAPFYISENELNVAKLKEDRYKIYRVYNYNGMPKLKIIDDLFTDKFIVEPINYIVKGVNQNDKHTEI
- a CDS encoding SDR family oxidoreductase, producing the protein MTFKGFDKDFNITDKVAVVTGAASGIGKAMAELFSEKGAYVVLLDIKEEVKDIAAKINPSRTLALQVDITKKENIEKTVAEIKKVYPKIDILANSAGVALLEKAEDLPEEYWDKTMELNLKGSFLMAQIIGREMIATGGGKIVNMASQASVIALDKHVAYCASKAAIVSMTQVLAMEWAPYNINVNAISPTVILTELGKKAWAGQVGEDMKKLIPAGRFGYPEEVAACALFLVSDAASLITGENLIIDGGYTIK
- the fsa gene encoding fructose-6-phosphate aldolase, whose protein sequence is MKFFLDTASVTEIKRISELGLVDGVTTNPTIIAKEGRPFEEVIKEICSIVDGPVSAEVIGLEADKMIEEARVLAKWAPNVVVKIPMTEEGLKAVHTLTAEGIKTNVTLIFTVSQGLMAAKAGATYISPFIGRLDDIGTDGIILIKNLKTVLDNYGLKAEIISASIRHIGHLEEAAEAGAHIATIPGSLFPKLWSHPLTDKGIEGFLKDWEAFSQKEGN
- a CDS encoding glycoside hydrolase family 1 protein encodes the protein MHTNTGFPADFLWGGAAAANQFEGAYNVDGKGLTVQDVTPKGGFGHITDGPTPDNLKLEGIDFYHRYKDDVKLFAEMGFKVFRTSIAWSRIFPNGDETEPNEAGLQFYDDLFDELLAHNIEPLITLSHYETPLHLSKTYDGWVNRKMIDFYENYVRTVFNRYKGKVKYWLTFNEINSILHAPFMSGGISTSPDKLSQKDLYQAVHHELVASALATKIGHEIMPEAKIGCMVLAMPTYPLTSNPDDIIAVMEAERKNYFFSDVHVRGTYPGYMKRYFAENNIELDVTEEDLEILKNTVDFISFSYYMSTTETADESKREKGAGNILGGVQNPYLEASEWGWQIDPKGLRVVLNDFWDRYQKPLFIVENGLGAIDKLEEDADGNLTVNDDYRIDYLSSHLSQVKEAIKDGVELMGYTSWGCIDLVSASTAEMKKRYGFIYVDRNNDGSGTLNRYKKKSFDWYKNVIASNGEDL
- a CDS encoding GAP family protein, whose protein sequence is MDSAISAILSPAVGILISPFPIVGLILILLSNKARINSIFYTVGWIVGNIAIFFIGLFLMGSAVSSSGDQSMLVKIVLIVLGVLLILLGAHDFMKRPRNGEKATTPKWFEKMSNIKPGGAMIFAFVLSAVNPKNMLLSLTAGVSVGTLNLAGGQEITATIIFGIIACCSIYIPTIAFLIAGHKLNNVLDSARKWLIQNNSVIMAVLFLFIGLSVISKAF
- a CDS encoding threonine aldolase family protein yields the protein MTNTLKSSYQKTPYKLSGNGPRNISVLKEAFQNIDENLESDIYGNGAIIEDFQTKIAKILGKEEAVFFPSGTMAQQIALRIWADRKDNRRMAYHPLSHLEIHEQDGLKELQQINPILLGTAERLLTIEDIKALQEPVSSVLLELPQREIGGQLPSFEELEEISQYCKAQGIALHLDGARLWEITPFYEKSAEEICALFDSVYVSFYKGIGAIAGAILAGDADFVQEAKIWKRRYGGDLISLYPYILSADYYFDKRIGKMASYYAAAKKLAERFNACDGVKTVPEVPVSNMFHVHFEKSVDVIGTKLAEIQDETGVGISGYLQEKAEDVCGFEVSVGDSLAEIPEENFNSLFEKLAKL